The genomic stretch ttccccaaccagggattgataCTGGGGCCTTGGCAGTCAGActtccaagtcctaaccactggactgccagggaattcccaagtagCTCATGTTTTAGAAAGTTGTTTCTTGTTCAGTTGAAGCCTACCTTCATGACACTTCTACCAGCTATTGATTCTACACAGGATGTCTAATTCTCTTCCATCTGACAGTCCTTCAGTTAGGAAGAGAATCATGATGGCCCTCCTTCACCTGAAGCTCTTTCCCAGTTAAATTTCTCTTACTCATTCAGCCGTTTCTCATATGACATGACTTGAACACACTTCACTTTCCTGACTGTCTTTTTTAAACATGTCCCAATTTGTTAACATCCTCTTAAAATGGCATCCAGAAGTGAGTACAAAGCTCTATGGGCCAACAGCAGAGGCCCAAATGGGACTGAAAGTCCCCTGATCTGTTCATGACCATCATCTTGACCCATCTCAAGACTCAttagcattttttggcattgccaaCTTACAGTCAACTAAGACCCTCAGGTCTTTTTCACACATGCTCTAGCTCCTTATCCTTAAATGTCCTGCACTAAACAGAACATTAGAAACCTTTACTGTGGTCCTTCCCATTTTATAAGCTTCAGTTTATTCTGGACTTTAGCCCTTCTGACTCAGTTCCTAGAGATTTGTGATACTCTTTGGTCTTTGTCCTTGGAAGTCTAGCCTTCATTCTGCCACCTAtatatgtactttaaaaatttgAGCTCATCAGAGAAGAATCTGGAAGGACAGCTTAATTTACTAGATATCTCTCCTTTCTTAATTTCTCATTGGAATTTTTGCAAATTGTATGGATCTGAATTTTATCTTTGGAATCTTTCACCCTCCTGAGCTATCTTTCTATTTGGAGTTTGACCAAGAgatcatatttatcttttctttgatccttttgacttttaaaaaaaacacacacacacactctcacactcacacagGTTAGTTAACCTATCTGACTATGCCCAGCATTCCTTTGTTTAACAGATCCAGACCAGTCAGTCTTGGTCTGTTTCCCTAAGATTcttgtcactttcactttacaatgAGATCTTCCTTACTTATTATCAGGATTAAGCCTAGTTTAGCAATTTACCTCATTGCTTCTTCAGTTTTCTGAGAACTATAATTATCAGCAAGAGAGTCAAGTATTTATCAGTGTGTTGCTATCAGAATAATGAAACTTGTAGCAGATACTCAGATGGTTTTTGTCTCTGATCAACATTTCTCCCCAAGATGATGACTTCATGAAGTACTATTCATAGCTTTTATCTATATGGGCAGTCTCTTGTATGCTTCCACAATGACAATCACTTTCATTTCTCCCTTTCATTTTCATGGACTGCTTTTCACCCTCCTACCAATGAATTACTGGCTATACTTTCTTGATATATTACTACTCTGCTCTCCTATATGGTTATCTCTCTGAACCAGGTTTACCCTTCTTTTTACTGATGCCAGTCAGAAGTCCCATTCTACCAAGTTTGAACAATACCTATAAAATTGTCTTTTCTTGCTTGATTAACATTTTACATTCACTTTATTACTCATACAGTGGGTGTGTGAGTACATAGATAACTGAGGAATTAAGTATCATTTCTGACcttcttccttgttttttctGAGACAGTAGGCACTGCCTTAgctctgttttctcttccttaaTTTTATGTGTATTCTATACAACTTCCAGAAATATAGTAGTTACTAAGAGCTCCCACTATGTCTCAATGAAGGCATTTCTTTTGAATGAATTGACTAGTCTATATCATTAtcaacatcatcatcattatcattgaCATTAGTCCCTGTTTGCCTGGACtcttgctcctggtttcttttctttttcctctttttttttcttttgactttttaatttttttaactttcagaaataaaaatgttgcccacaaaaaaaaaaaaaaacaccagtatAAAGAATTTCCATGTATCCTGCACTCAGCTTCTTCAAATGGTAACATCTTACATAACCGTTGTAACTAAAAATACTATTGGTAGAATATTATTAACTAATCTACAGATTATGTATCCAAATCTCACCAATAGTACcaccatttcctttttctggtCCAGGATCCAATCCAGGATCACACATTGTATTAACCTGTCTTTCTCCTTAGTCTCCTTTAATCTGTGACAGTTccttagtctttctttttttttcatgaccttgacacttttgaGAACATCCAACTCCTTGAAGTATACCTGGTCATAGGCAACCAGGAGAGCTCCAGCTCACAGTGGATTCAGCAAAATACCAAGTCATGGCATGGAGTCACTCTTAAATGTATTTCACCTTCAGTAAAACTACACTTAAGCACCCAAAGACTGAGAAGGGGCAAATTTTACGTAATTATTTGATCATCTTTTTGTGGAGAGTGAAATGTAACAGAACAGTAAATGTGGAGATCCTTGAAACAGTAAAAGAGCTTTGGAGTAGAATATGGCAGGCACATCATGCTCAATGGAAGTAGCAGATGTGACCAAggaaaggttaaaaaagaaaagggtacATAAGTGATAGTGAGCTGGGTCAGAGtaattaatatttgaataaaaatgtattcatcaGAATGTCAAAAGTTCAGACTAGAAAGGTTTTGAATTGTATAGTGAAATACATTCTAAAACCACCTCCCTCTAAACAAAATGCTGTCGTCgatgttttgttttcactgttcATTCTCTCACCAGTAGAGGTAGAGGATTGGCTATCACTTTCAGAGAACACACTCTACCATTGAAACTGCACAGCAAGGTCATTTCTGTATCCAGCTGCATTTCTATTATAATCAACTAGCGAGAACCAAGTGGCCTCTCCAGAACACTGGTCAAAGATAGCCCTCAGGATCAACAAAGCTGGAGTGAAAATTTCTCTTCTCTGAACACGTACTGTGTGTGCTCATCACTTTGGATTGCTCAGGTTCATGGAAAGACTAATGAATTGCAAAGTATACTTAGAGGAAGATCCTGACATGCCCAGAGGAATCTCAGAGTTGGGTCCTTTAACAGGCAGATCTGGAGAAGGCGGGAGAGGGCAAGAAATTGAGTGGTATGCCATCTATGTTTTCAGTGTGCTGGGTACCTAGGGCTCAGCTACAGTGGGTGTTTTCAACAGTTATTTTTGTAAACATGGCTGTGATGACTTAGACATAGGATTGGTGAGGACACCTTCAGCTTCCGTTCTGAGTCTGAGGAAGGGCATTCAAGCTAACAAGTAGGTTTTTAAGGACATGTGTGGCAAATGTTTTCCCAGTGCAGAGATTAAGGGACTCAACAAGCCCTTGTCTCTTGACGACAATGGGTGTAATCTAGTTCTGTTGATTCCTCTAAACTTTTCTGGAGATTAGCAATCCACTCAACGCAAGAGCGCTTTACCTGGGCCCAGAAACTCAAATACCAATCTAGTTCACACAACCTCTTAACCTTAATGATATACCCTCTACGCTTTGGCTTCTGGCTCAAATAATTTCCCAACCCTCCAGCCCAGTCCTTTTGGACGCTCCTCTGCCAATTCCCCCAAGATCTTCGTTAAACTGCATTTGCAAACACGGGTCTGGGGCACGCGGACAgtgtcccagctctgctgctcctCCAATTTCCCGCTTCACCGGTGAAGTTCCAGGCCAGGGCCAGACGTAGGGTCAGGAGAGTGAGGCACTTGCCCGGGCGCCAAATGTTAGCGGACACCAAACAACTCAGGAATCAATGAATGATTCTTTTTAATGcaccatttaaaaaatccaaaggaaTGCAAAAATCCTTGATGAACGTTTCAAATTTCTGAATAAAGACAGGCTCTCTTCTTGCACTGGCGGGGCCCTGCCTCACTTgcctcaccctcaccccagccTTGGGGCTCCAAGTAAACttgatttacaaaaacaggcgACCGACCAGCGCGCCTCAGTTTAtctatatgaattttttaaatattgcattCAATATGATTTCTCTTGACAACCAAATTTGGGTAGCGGGAGGGGGGGGGTTGTTCATTGGTTCTTTGGGGTCCCCTTAAACACCGCGCCTCACTCTGGTCCAGACACACTGTGACCTCTCCCCCTCCGCGCCCCGGGGCCTCCCCCCGGGGTCCCCCGTCGGGGTCAGGTACTCTGGCGCCGCCGCCTCCTCGGGCCGGGTCAGGTGCTGCTGGCAAGCCTGGGCGGCGCGGAGGGCGGTCCCTGCCCGACTCCACGGCTCCTCCCTCCGCGCTCTCAGCCACTCAGCGGCCCCGCCGCCCCGCGCGCCGGGGCTCTGCGCCCGCCCCCGACGCCGGCCGCCCGGGCGCCGACTCCCCCTATATAAATCAGCCATTTGCTTCGCTCCGCCCCAGAGCCCCGGAGTCCAAGCCGGTTCCTCGCCTATCTTTCAGTCGTTCGCTTACTCTTTCCTTCCAAGATGACAGATGCCGCCGTGTCCTTCGCCAAGGACTTCCTGGCAGGTGGAGTGGCCGCGGCCATCTCCAAGACCGCGGTCGCGCCCATCGAGCGGGTGAAGCTGCTGCTGCAGGTACGTCTCGGGATCCGAGAGCGTGACCAGGAAGTGGGGGGAGGGGCCGCGCGGGAAGCGGTGGTCCGGGGCCTGGGGGAACCAGCCCTCGGGATCTGCCCAGGGAAGTGGCAGCGTGGGAGCAGGGGTGGCCGCGGGGTAGGACCAAAAGGCAGACTTCAGAGAGGTGTTTTACTGATCTGAAGTTCAGGATCTCGGAAAGGGTCGGGGGCGGAGGGTGGGCGGAGGAAGACCAGGGCCTGGGCATCCCAGGGGCAGCGAACTCGGATGGGGCAGCCCGGGAGTCAGTGGCTCCCGGGCCTTGGGGTCAAGGGCGAAGGCGCTGAAAAGAGGGACACCTGCCCGTACCGAGGACCTCAGGGTCGTGGCAAGGAGATAACAGCCTGGGGGAGGCCATGCGGCCGGTGGAGCGGCCTCGCAGCCGGCAGCCGCGCTCAGACCGGCCGGGCCGGAAGCCGGCGCCGGGAAGCGCGTGTCCCTTGTGCGTCCGCCCCCGCGCAGCCGCCGGCGCGTCCCCGCGGCCTGGCGGCGCGCTCTGCTACTCCGGCTCTAGAGGGCGCGCCCGCACAGGCTGGCGGGTGGTGGCCCTCGGGTCACCTCCAGGAGAGGGGGACCCGAGCGGAAGGGAAGCTGCTCCCGGGGACCTGAGGCGAAGGCCACGGTCACCAGGGTGACCGCGCCTGACGTGGGACTCGCCCTAATGCCTCTGAACCAGGGTCTGAGATAATGACCTTTCTCCCAGGTCTAAAGGTCACGGCTCCTCTTGAGGGTGGCACCTCCTCACCCAAAGGGGTGGAGGCTTAATGCTTCTGTCTGTGACAGCGCCAGAAGGTTAGGAGGGACCCACCTGTGGGACACAGAAGACTAGACTTGGGGCAGGCGGGAGCCAACTAACCTTAAAGGGTGTCCATTGAGATGCtatattctcttcctttctcgTGATTATCACTCTTTCTGTTGGCCTCCTTCTTGTCCGTCAGGTGCAGCATGCCAGCAagcaaatcactgcagataagcAGTACAAGGGCATCATAGACTGCGTGGTTCGTATCCCCAAGGAGCAGGGAGTCCTGTCCTTCTGGCGTGGTAACCTGGCCAATGTGATCAGATACTTCCCCACCCAGGCTCTCAACTTTGCCTTCAAAGATAAATACAAGCAGATCTTCCTGGGTGGTGTGGACAAGAGGACCCAGTTTTGGCGCTACTTTGCAGGGAATCTGGCATCAGGTGGTGCCGCCGGGGCCACGTCCCTGTGTTTCGTGTACCCTCTCGACTTTGCCCGTACCCGTCTAGCAGCCGACGTGGGCAAAGCTGGAGCTGAAAGGGAATTCAGAGGCCTTGGTGACTGCCTGGTTAAGATCTACAAATCTGATGGGATTAGAGGCCTGTACCAAGGCTTTAACGTGTCTGTGCAGGGTATTATCATCTACCGAGCTGCCTACTTCGGTATCTATGACACTGCCAAGGGTAAGTTTGCCCGTGGGCTTCAGAACTGTCCATATGAGATGGTTTAAAGGGTTGTCTGAAGGCAGCCAGGGTCACCCCATACAGCCCTTGGTGTGCAGAGGagatgttgggggtggggtggggacatgGAAAACAAGTCAGGAAGACTTTGCTTACTGGTAAAAGTGTCTCTCTCCTATTCTCAGGAATGCTTCCAGATCCCAAGAACACACATATCTTCATCAGCTGGATGATTGCACAGTCGGTCACAGCAGTTGCTGGGTTGACTTCCTATCCGTTTGACACTGTGCGTCGCCGCATGATGATGCAGTCAGGGCGCAAAGGAAGTAAGTTCCACTGGAGCAGAAGATACAGATGTGGGCATGGCACATGGGCACAGACCAGCCATGCCTGCCTTTGAAAATGGCAGTCTGTTGAGATCCCAGCTGGGATTGATTGGTCTGCATCCACTGCACAGTCTCCTTTCAGCGGGGCTTTTGGGTTCCTGTGCCCAAGAGGGCTTGCCTGGTGTCAGGTTAAGGCCAGCAGGTTGTCTGCACCTCCCTGTTGTCCTTTAGTCACCATATTAAGATTGCAGTATTGGCCACACTAATGGGTAAAtgttggattttttaaaactgacGGTAACTCTTAGAGGTGGGGCGCTGGGTTAGTCTAGTTAAACATAAGGACTTTTCATCAGCCTCGGGTCACCAACCTTTTGTCTTTGTCCTTTGCAGCTGATATCATGTACACAGGCACGCTTGACTGCTGGAGGAAGATTGCTCGTGACGAAGGAGCCAAAGCCTTTTTCAAAGGCGCGTGGTCCAATGTTCTCAGAGGCATGGGTGGGGCTTTTGTGCTTGTCCTGTATGATGAAATCAAGAAGTTCACCTAAGTTATTTCCTAGTTTTTCTCCTGTGACTAGGCATGTTGTATTATATAACATATCTTGAGCATTCCTGACAGACTGTTAGCTGTCTATTTATCAATGGCAACTATTTACTGGTTGAAAATGGGAAGCAATAATATTCACCTGACCAGTTTTCTCTTAAAGCCATTTCCATGATGACGATGGGAcccaattaattttttatttcagtcactCCTGGCaaataaatttgaagaaataaaaaatacctggAATAGTTTTGTttgtgctttgttttcatttaaaagtacATTTGATAATTTAGTAAGGGCTACATTTGAGTAAATGCTGCCTGTTTAATAAATGCTGCAGTATATCCTGAAGTGACAGAGCTTTCTTCTAAAACCAATCTTAAGCCATCCACTTAGCAAAGAATAGCTTGGCTGTGTGACCCATCAACATTccagacccagagcaaccaaaaactGTTGGTCCATTGCCTGTGGACAGTCATAGCTGTTGAGCTTTCTCTAAAAAGCACTCTGGACCCACCTTTCCTATCTTGTGCTTATTAATGAAGAAATACTAGCTGAATTTTACACTGGAATTTCATCTCATTTCATGATGAAATTCATTACATGAGTTTCATTTAAACAAAAGTGTTataaggtggtgctagtgttagtccctcagtcatgtccatctctgaccccatggactgtggcccaccaggctcctctgtccatggaattctccaggcaagaatactggagtggatagccattcccttcaggggatcttcctgacccagggatcaaactcaggcttgtattgcaggtgggttctttactgtcagccaccagcgaagcctgtAAGGTGGTAACGGTTACCAATTTTTGTCCAGTTGCCGTCCCCCCTCCATCTTCACCTGTCGCAAGTCAATTTAATCCTGTTCAAAGTGAGAGGATTAGAACTGGCATAGTTAGGCAGTGCTGAGACGGCAGTGCTGTTAAAGATTATGGAGAGATCTGCCACGAACTCAAATCTCACTTTACAAAAAGGAAACCGTGTCTACATTTTGGCTGGCATTTTAATCAGCCCAGTTAATGGAGGATGTGTTTCTTTTGGAAAAGTCCTTCCTTGCGATACACATGAGAATGTTTGCAATTTCTGCAGCTCTTGTAGCCTCAGAAATCCAGGGATTTTACCTGGAACACGAGGTTTGTAGGAAGCACCATGGCTGGCAAACCACAACAGTCAAAGTAGAACCACTTGCACAGGTGAAAATTCCTGAGGAATGCGACACACTAGCGTGTTTATCTGCCACTCGTAGATAGGGTCTGCGTGGCAGGCGTTATTCCCACAGGATCCTAGAGTTTTTTGTTATGTGCCACCTGGCCAAGCACCTGAGTCAACACAATGTACACGTATCAAGTTATATACCTTAAATATACACAATGTTTATATATAATGGATTTATCCCTGACCTTCAGTGATACCTACAATAAAAGGTATCTTACTaaagtggctaaaaaaaaaaaaaaacccacaaaactacTGGTATCAAGCCTGGATTATGCCACAACTGTGCTGTTGGGGAAGTTAATTTCAAGCTccaggtttcctcatctataaaatgatattaataatgCCTGCCTTTGAGAGTTGTTTCAAGGATTAAAGGAGATTCCgttttgctccctgggtcaggaagatcccctggagaaggaaaaggcaacccactccagtattcttgcctggagaattccatggacagcagagcctggcgggctacagtccatggggtcacaaagaattgtacacgactgagtgattaacactaccACCACATCTACCATAGAACATACATAACATTGTAAGTGGTAACTATGATAATTACTAAGAGACTGAAGATttcaggggctccaaaatcagaagTACCTGGATTTGAAGTAAGCTAGCTCTGCTGCTTACTTAACTgtatggccttgggcaagtcacttatcctgggtctcagtttcctcatctgtaaaatggggatataacAGTGCTAGCCTTATTTCCTTGGGGCCTTGGGAGAGAGAGTTAAATAACATAAAGCATGTAAAGCAATCAATGTAGTGCCCGGCATCTAGTAAGCTCTCTGATGTGAGTTTTTCATAATTAGACATCCATTTTGTGGAATGAAGATCTGCCCAAGCAGAGAACAACTTAAGAATGAACTCAAacccatttctcttttctctgcaacAGCCTAGATATACTATGTTGTGTaggatttatataaaataaacttcagaTTGGGTCTTTTTTCAGAGAATTTGATCCTGAAAGGGGATAAGAGGCTCTTCACTTAGGGCTGAAAACCATAATACAAGAGAACCCAAGCCCCCTTTATGGTTATTACAATGGATGTGGACTCACTGAGCTGGCAGCTATTAAAATAAACCTAGGACCAAGCGTTAAtgatcagaaagaaagaagtggtGCTTCCTACAATTGGGTGGCTGACATAGAtgaggtgtgtgtgtttttttttttccctcgctcTTTCTATTCTTGTTGTTCAAtgatttttgaaatttaatttaaagacAAA from Cervus elaphus chromosome X, mCerEla1.1, whole genome shotgun sequence encodes the following:
- the SLC25A5 gene encoding ADP/ATP translocase 2; protein product: MTDAAVSFAKDFLAGGVAAAISKTAVAPIERVKLLLQVQHASKQITADKQYKGIIDCVVRIPKEQGVLSFWRGNLANVIRYFPTQALNFAFKDKYKQIFLGGVDKRTQFWRYFAGNLASGGAAGATSLCFVYPLDFARTRLAADVGKAGAEREFRGLGDCLVKIYKSDGIRGLYQGFNVSVQGIIIYRAAYFGIYDTAKGMLPDPKNTHIFISWMIAQSVTAVAGLTSYPFDTVRRRMMMQSGRKGTDIMYTGTLDCWRKIARDEGAKAFFKGAWSNVLRGMGGAFVLVLYDEIKKFT